The proteins below are encoded in one region of Salmo salar chromosome ssa02, Ssal_v3.1, whole genome shotgun sequence:
- the LOC106590145 gene encoding BBSome-interacting protein 1, whose protein sequence is MPEVKSMFREVLPKQGQLSMEDVPTMVLCKPKLMPLKSVTLEKLEKMQLEAQEAIKQQDLALNEPQ, encoded by the exons ATGCCTGAAGTCAAATCGATGTTCAGAGAAGTGTTGCCCAAACAAG GGCAGTTGTCCATGGAGGACGTCCCCACCATGGTGCTGTGTAAGCCCAAGCTGATGCCGCTGAAATCAGTCACCCTGGAGAAACTGGAGAAGATGCAACTGGAGGCCCAGGAGGCCATCAAGCAACAGGATCTGGCACTGAACGAGCCACAGTAG